The sequence below is a genomic window from Sphingobacterium sp. ML3W.
TCACAATTCTTAATCATAAAATTTCCAAGAAACCCCAAATCTAATATTAGCATCATTCATCGGATAACGACGAACAGTATAATAGCCCTTCGGCATACCCAGATATTGATTAACAAAGTTGCAACTCAAGAAAAGGGTCACACGTTGAATGTTCGCTGTAGTCCACACATCAAATATTGGATAAGTCGAAAACTGAAGTGCGGCATTATCATTATAGAACTGACCTGTATTAATCGAATAAGATGGTGTTGTAAATGGCGTATTAAAACGTGCATCAACACCGATATTAAAATCAACAACCTTATATAAGACATTATTATAGTACAAACTATGCCAGGTATAGATCTCAGGAGTAGCTAGAACCTTCTGTTGATCGGTTTTCTGATAGACAACCAAGTTATCCAATGTAAATCTCCTGAACTTAAACTTTTGCCCTACGGACACCTTTAATAGGTTTGCAGAACCCAATTGAGCAGGTTCGATTAATTTAGAAAGTCGAGCATCACCTCCTGGATTATCGATTTCCTTAAAATAAAGGTAATTGTCCATTAGGAAGTATTCAACCTTACCCTTGAAACCAATTTTAGGATTGCTGTATTGGAATGCTAAATTCTGTGTTTTAGTTTTCTCAAGCTCGCGCTCCCATTGATGATACGTATAATTCATACGACTAAATACCATTTCAGGAGATTTATTCTGCGAATAAGCTGAAATAGTTATTTTACCCACATTAGAACTCAATAGCATGTCTGCTTTTGCTTCATATAAATAGTCTCCAAAATTATGTCCCAATACAATTTGATTCACATTACCAGTTACATTAACGCGATCGGAAAACTTATAGCCTAATTCTCCCTTCAGCATGCCATTTTGATAGAACCTATTATTGATACCGCTATCCGAATACCAATACATATCATGTTGAAAAGCTACATTCAACTTTACTTCATTCTTAAAAATAGATTTACCTCTTAGAAAAAAGCTATATTCAAATTCATTGGATATTGAAGTAATTGAAGTAGTATCTTGTGTTAGTGTGGATGACCCATATGGAAAAGCACCATTGCCATCCGTTTCATTTTTAAAAAAATTGTATTTTTGAATCCTTACCGAACTATTATGGGCCACACTATTTGTTGGAAATATCTGCATCGTAGGCTTACCTGCATCAACCGTATCCAAACGACCAATAAACATAGATTGTCTAAGAAAAAACGAATTATCACGCCATTCATTTCGAGGTCTATTGTCTCCCAATCCATTTAAGCGTACCGGATACCGATCAGAAGACTGACCTAAGGTATCTTTAAAAATATTATTTGCTAAGACAGAACCGTTCTCTGTAGCATCCAATTTATTAAAGACCACATTAGTCAACAAGTTGTAACGATGGTTCTCAGATTCGTACCAAGCAAATAAAGCAGATTTAATATCAGAATAAGTCTGATTCGAATAGTAACCCGCTGTTTTTGTAGCATGAAACTCTCCACCAATGTTAAGCCTTGGATTAATATTCTGCGCCAAACGTGCACGAAAAACCTGATCATCAAAGAAAAAGCCAACCGTATAGAGTTCTGAAAACCTTGCGCGCGCTCTAAAATACTGTATAGAATCTGGCCGATATAAAGTACGCTCCAAGCTATGAAAGCCGCTTTGAAATCCAATGGTCTTAGTAGGTTGAAATAATAAATCGCGAGTTGCTAAACCGTAAGAGCCCAAATTAATACTTGGGTTCCACGGCAAATTCTGTTTATTATAATATTGAAAGTTTTGATGTGAAGTATCTATCTGAACGGTAAAAGTGCCCTTTTTCATCATATCCAATGTCGTATATCGAATATATTTAGCCGACAAAATCACAGAATCTTGTTTCGCATCCTCTTTTGCCCTAGCGGAATCTAAAGCACTACTCCATTCATCATTACTTTGTGCTTGAACTTGATTTACAAAACCAAGAATACAACAAAAAATCGCTAATAAGCGCAGGGTCACCATCATTTATATTTGAACTAACATTGTTGAAAAACTATTGCAAAGCTATTAATTCTTTCAAAATTAATGTCATTTTTGGTTCAGCTTTTGCAGCGATGTCGACAATATCTTCCAAAGAAACTGGTTTCAAATCCTCATGAAAACCTTCATCTGTAATTACAGATATGGCAAAAACAGGTAAATTCATGTGATTGGCAATAATAACTTCGGGAACAGTACTCATTCCGACAATATCACCACCGATCAATCTCATGTAACGATATTCCGCTTTTGTTTCCAAATTAGGACCAGGGGCAGAGACGTAGACCACTTCATGTGCACGAATTTCTTTTGCAGCAGCAATAGCAAGACCTTGTTTAATCATCTCTCGATTATAGGGCTGACTCATATCAGGAAATCGAGGACCAAATGCCGAGAGATTAGAACCTCGCAAAGGATTATCAGGCAATAGATTAATATGATCTGAGATAATACCCAAATCACCTTTGAGGATGTCCGGATTTAATGAGCCTGATGCATTCGAAACAAAAAGCTTTTGGATCCCTAGAACTTTCATGATACGAATCGGAAATGTAATCTCTTGCATATTATATCCTTCATAATAATGAAGCCTACCTTGCATAGCTACAACCTTGCGACCATTCAGGGTACCAAAGATCAACTTACCAGTGTGAAATTCTACAGTCGAAATGGGAAAGTTGGGAATATTAGAATACATCAAAGCGTATTCCACTTGGATCTCATCGACCAATTTACCTAAGCCAGTACCCAATATTATTCCAAAATCAGGTTGAAAATCACCTATTTTCTTGCGGATAAATCCAGCTGTTTCTTCTATCAAATGATACATACGTACAAAAAAACTAATTTAATCAAACTTAACTTAATTTTTTTGCACGTACAACACACTTAACTTATTTTAATTATGCGAAAGCTCTCTATCAGAAGCTTTACCAGGAGAAGTAAGCACTAATAGTAAGAAAGTAATAAACCCATTAATAATGATTAAGTCCAATCCAATAACGTAAGGAGTATACACTTCAATCACATAAGTTTTCAGTACATACAATATAACAGGTGATATCACACAGATATACGGCACCAATTTATCTTTAACAGCATATTTAGTTGAAATACCTAGTACAAATAAACCAAGCAATGGACCATAAGTATAGCTTGCCGCAGTAAAAATTGCATTGACGACAGAATCATTATTGATTAATTTAAATACTAAAATAACCAACAACATCACAATTGAAAATCCGAAATGCACATAATTTCGTTGCTTGACCAACGCTGGATCATTTGGATTCTCTTTCTTATTAAAATTTAAAAAATCAATACAGTATGAAGTAGTCAAGGCCGTCAGTGCCGAATCTGTAGTCGCAAAAGTTGCTGCTGTCAATCCCATCATAAAAATAATTGCAGGAAGAATTGCTAAATGATTCAATGCAATTTCAGGATATAGGTAATCTCGCGTGGCCAATTGACTAATATCAATACCATTTCGCTCCGCATAAATATATAATAAAGCCCCTACTGCCAGAAAGAAAATATTGATGACTACAAATACACTTGTAAACGTAATCATATTCTTTTGAGCCTCTTTAATCGTACCCATAGAAAGATTCTTCTGCATCAAATCTTGATCTAACCCTGTCATAGCAATCGTGACGAAAATACCACCCAAAAATTGTTTCCAAAAATTCGTTTTACTCCCTACGAAATCATCCCAGAAGAATATTTTAGAATAGCTACTTTCTTTCACCGCTTCAAAAGTATCGACAATACCAAAATCGAGTCCCTTAGCCATAAAATAGATTGATAAAATTACAGCAGTAATCAAAAATGTAGTTTGCAAGGTATCAGTCACGATAATTGTCTTTAATCCACCTTTATTAGTATAAAGCCAAATGAGCAACAAGCAAATCACTACTGTGATTGCAAATGGTATTTTCCAAGCATCAAAAATAAAATGCTGCAAAACGATAGCAACCAAATAAAGTCGAAATGCAGAACCAATCGTTCGCGAAATAAGAAAAATAGCAGCTCCCGTTTTATATGTTGTATGTCCAAAACGCTCTTCTAAATAGGTATAAATAGAAGTTAGATTCATCCTATAATATAACGGAAGTAAAACATAGGCAATAATAATAAAGCCAACTGCATTTCCCAGTACAAATTGAAAGTAGCTAAATTCTGAAGCACCTACTGCACCCGGAACTGAAATAAACGTTACACCAGATAAGGCAGTACCGATCATACCAAAGGCAACCATGTACCATTTAGAATTACGGTTAGCCACAAAAAAAGTGGAGTTGTCCGATGACCCCTTTGATGTAAAATGCGCGACGACAAGTAAAACAGCAAAGTAGATAACCAAAAAAGATAATAAAATTATTGGTGACATAAGTTTGGTTTATAATTGATTTGTGTTTAATGAGTTTCTTGGTATGCTTCTATCGCTTGGCGGACATGACCAAATTTATCTAATAAAGCTGTTGCCTCATCTTCCGTAGCATTCGTCTCATCCATGATAATACGGACACCGCGTGCAACAAGTTTATGATTTGACAACTGCATATCTACCATTTTATTTCCCTGGATTCGTCCCAATTGAATCATGATAGAAGTACTCAACATATTTAAAACTAATTTCTGGGCAGTCCCGGCTTTCATACGTGTGGAACCCGTAACAAACTCCGGCCCAACAACAACCTCGACAGGTAGTTGCGCCTCAGCAGCTATTGGAGATCCACCATTACAAACAATACAGCCTGTTGCTAACCCAGCAGCATTTGCCGCTTTCAAACCACCTACTACATAAGGTGTAGTTCCTGATGCTGCGATACCAATGACAACATCCGTTTTATTGATGCTATACTCTGTTAAATCTTTCCATGCCTGCTCTGTATCATCTTCTGCAAACTCTACTGCTTTACGAATTGCTGTATCACCGCCTGCGATCATTCCGATAATCCAATCAAATGGCACGCCATATGTCGGAGGGCATTCCGATGCATCCAAAACACCTAATCTTCCACTCGTACCAGCACCAATATAAAAAACACGACCTCCATTTTTCATCTTAGTAACACACTCACTAACTAATGCCTCAATTTGAGGAATAGCCTTTTCAACAGCAGCAGGAACCGTTTTATCTTCGTTATTAATATTCGTTAACAACTCCAAAACAGTCATTTTTTCTAAATCCTGGTAATTCGATTCTTTTTCGGTTGTATTTATCATTCTTTTTTGTAAATTTTCTTTAATTGTATTGTAATAACGCACGAATATCAACAAATTGATATCCCTCTCCCTTTAACTGATCTATCATTTCACCCAAACGATCATAGAATTTATCCTTTCTACGTGAGTCCGTACCCATATGTATGAGCACGATAAATCCATTTAAACCGTTAGGTTTTTTATTCTCTTTCCACAAACCCGCTTCGATATCCTCAGATGATAAATACCGCGCTCCCATTTCAGGATAACTATAATCTGCAGCAGTTCGTAATCCAGGTGTATAGTTAATAGGAATATACCCCATCTCTCTACTCCATTTCACAATCTCTTGATTATACCATTCATAAGAAGGAATAAAATATTTATTATCGGTACCAAAACCCATTTTTTCCAATTCCTTAAAATTCATATCCAAATCATGGACAAATGAATCTTTTGTTACTAATAAATCAATCCTATTTCCCCATTCACTAAACAATAAATGTTTATCAGAATGAGCTGAAATATAATGCTTATTTTTTTTTATTTCATTCACAACAGATCGAAATTTTGTTGTTCTCAAAAAATCTCCTGTCAAAAAAAACGACCCTTTTATTGATCTACTCTTTAATGTATTGAGTACACTTAATCCACCCTCAGCTAAATCATGTCCTGTAAAGACAAGAGCAATCTGCTTTTGCAAACTATCCCCCCTCACGATTGCTCCGTAGGCGTCCGTTACTACTTTTTTACTTGAGGCTCCTCGATTGCCTTTTGCTCTTGAGATGCCAACAAATATATTAAAGATGCAGTCCCATCCATTGTCGGTTCATTTGTACTATAATCTCCGTAGTCATCGTGATAAACAACTAAATCACTTTGAAATGGAGCATATAAATCCTCATTCAATAACTTTATACCAATCAAATTACGATAAGTCGATGTCATAATAGGCCCATCAACCAACCCGCCATCAATCGGAAAATTCTTCAAATGGGTAAAAGCAGAATGTGGATTAACTGGCGTATCTCCCCAAGAAGGTAAGCCATAAACCATACTTGTACCCCAAGGGTTTGTCCCAAACAACCAATCGATATTTGCTTGTGCCAATTCATCATACTGCACATCACTTGTCAACTCTTTATACCATAAACATTGAATAGCAAAGGATACCGTCAAATTATTACTGCACCAAATAAAAGGTACCCCTCTATAAAATGCATTTTTTTCCGCTCTAGCAAAAACCTGCTCTATTCCTGATTTATAATATGAGACAATTTCCTCGCGATCATTGCCTTTTAACTGTTTACC
It includes:
- a CDS encoding sodium:solute symporter, with amino-acid sequence MSPIILLSFLVIYFAVLLVVAHFTSKGSSDNSTFFVANRNSKWYMVAFGMIGTALSGVTFISVPGAVGASEFSYFQFVLGNAVGFIIIAYVLLPLYYRMNLTSIYTYLEERFGHTTYKTGAAIFLISRTIGSAFRLYLVAIVLQHFIFDAWKIPFAITVVICLLLIWLYTNKGGLKTIIVTDTLQTTFLITAVILSIYFMAKGLDFGIVDTFEAVKESSYSKIFFWDDFVGSKTNFWKQFLGGIFVTIAMTGLDQDLMQKNLSMGTIKEAQKNMITFTSVFVVINIFFLAVGALLYIYAERNGIDISQLATRDYLYPEIALNHLAILPAIIFMMGLTAATFATTDSALTALTTSYCIDFLNFNKKENPNDPALVKQRNYVHFGFSIVMLLVILVFKLINNDSVVNAIFTAASYTYGPLLGLFVLGISTKYAVKDKLVPYICVISPVILYVLKTYVIEVYTPYVIGLDLIIINGFITFLLLVLTSPGKASDRELSHN
- the murQ gene encoding N-acetylmuramic acid 6-phosphate etherase; the encoded protein is MINTTEKESNYQDLEKMTVLELLTNINNEDKTVPAAVEKAIPQIEALVSECVTKMKNGGRVFYIGAGTSGRLGVLDASECPPTYGVPFDWIIGMIAGGDTAIRKAVEFAEDDTEQAWKDLTEYSINKTDVVIGIAASGTTPYVVGGLKAANAAGLATGCIVCNGGSPIAAEAQLPVEVVVGPEFVTGSTRMKAGTAQKLVLNMLSTSIMIQLGRIQGNKMVDMQLSNHKLVARGVRIIMDETNATEDEATALLDKFGHVRQAIEAYQETH
- a CDS encoding purine-nucleoside phosphorylase, yielding MYHLIEETAGFIRKKIGDFQPDFGIILGTGLGKLVDEIQVEYALMYSNIPNFPISTVEFHTGKLIFGTLNGRKVVAMQGRLHYYEGYNMQEITFPIRIMKVLGIQKLFVSNASGSLNPDILKGDLGIISDHINLLPDNPLRGSNLSAFGPRFPDMSQPYNREMIKQGLAIAAAKEIRAHEVVYVSAPGPNLETKAEYRYMRLIGGDIVGMSTVPEVIIANHMNLPVFAISVITDEGFHEDLKPVSLEDIVDIAAKAEPKMTLILKELIALQ
- a CDS encoding polysaccharide deacetylase family protein, which encodes MQKQIALVFTGHDLAEGGLSVLNTLKSRSIKGSFFLTGDFLRTTKFRSVVNEIKKNKHYISAHSDKHLLFSEWGNRIDLLVTKDSFVHDLDMNFKELEKMGFGTDNKYFIPSYEWYNQEIVKWSREMGYIPINYTPGLRTAADYSYPEMGARYLSSEDIEAGLWKENKKPNGLNGFIVLIHMGTDSRRKDKFYDRLGEMIDQLKGEGYQFVDIRALLQYN
- a CDS encoding putative porin; this encodes MMVTLRLLAIFCCILGFVNQVQAQSNDEWSSALDSARAKEDAKQDSVILSAKYIRYTTLDMMKKGTFTVQIDTSHQNFQYYNKQNLPWNPSINLGSYGLATRDLLFQPTKTIGFQSGFHSLERTLYRPDSIQYFRARARFSELYTVGFFFDDQVFRARLAQNINPRLNIGGEFHATKTAGYYSNQTYSDIKSALFAWYESENHRYNLLTNVVFNKLDATENGSVLANNIFKDTLGQSSDRYPVRLNGLGDNRPRNEWRDNSFFLRQSMFIGRLDTVDAGKPTMQIFPTNSVAHNSSVRIQKYNFFKNETDGNGAFPYGSSTLTQDTTSITSISNEFEYSFFLRGKSIFKNEVKLNVAFQHDMYWYSDSGINNRFYQNGMLKGELGYKFSDRVNVTGNVNQIVLGHNFGDYLYEAKADMLLSSNVGKITISAYSQNKSPEMVFSRMNYTYHQWERELEKTKTQNLAFQYSNPKIGFKGKVEYFLMDNYLYFKEIDNPGGDARLSKLIEPAQLGSANLLKVSVGQKFKFRRFTLDNLVVYQKTDQQKVLATPEIYTWHSLYYNNVLYKVVDFNIGVDARFNTPFTTPSYSINTGQFYNDNAALQFSTYPIFDVWTTANIQRVTLFLSCNFVNQYLGMPKGYYTVRRYPMNDANIRFGVSWKFYD